GAGATTcagtgatatatatatatatatatatgtaggtAGATAGGTAGGTAGGTAGGTAGATGCACATGTGGCACGGACCCGCCTTACGGCTAAGGGATGCGCATCCCACTTATTTTaaagttccttttctttattttttatttgttttgtcctCCTCCCTTTGCTGCTACGTTGTATCAACACTGTTACCATCAGCATCATCGCCGTTGGACACCCCCCACCCTGTGCCGCGTAATTTTGACCAGAGAAGGCAGCTCTTACTTCGTGTTACGCTCGGCACTCCTCCTTCTTACAGGGTTCCCAGGCTGTCTCGGAAAGTAGTTTTTAACTTCTTCCCACCCCCCCCCGCATCtctgaaggaaatgaaaacaaaacaaaaaaggaacacaataaaataatttttctctgaaaggaaaaaaaaacaaaaaaacaaaaatggaaTTCATACGGAATAAGTATCTATTAGATGGGGAGATAGCATGGCGATTACAATTTGCTCGGGTACCGTTTCGCATACTCCGGTTTTAAAACAAAGACGTGACGGTAGTTCCTGTACCTGTCATTCACCTCGAAGCCGTAACCAACCACGTATCTAGTTGGTGCAGTCAGGCAAACAAATTCGGGCTTAAAGTCCACAACGCGACCACCGGGCTTGTCCACAAGTACGCACACCTTCAAACTGGCAGGTCGGTACTCCCGGCGGATCTTCTCCACCAAAAGCTTCATTGTACGCCCCGTGTCGGCAATGTCTTCCATAATAAGTACATGTTTCCCCGTTAATTCAGTGAAGCGCAGGTTATCCAGCACCTGCACGGTGCCACTGCTTTTCGTGGTTCCCCTGTATGAAGTAATGCGTATAAAGTCCACAACGTTAGGTAGCCCACAGTCTCCAAGGTAACGAACCATGTCTGCCGTGAAAATATAACTGCCCTTCAGgacagaaataataattagtGGATTTTCATCGGTGATTGGGGCCAATGCGCTATTACCCTTATTGTGGGTATCGCGGTGCTTAAGTGTCTTGTAAGCGTTGGCAAGCGTCTGTGCCATTTCCTTCATGCTTCGGTGAATTGTGCTCTCCGTGGCGACAACACTTTCCGCCATGGGATATGATCTGCCATCAACCGTAACATTTCCGTCAGCATCCCTGCCAACAAAGTTCGGTTTGAGAGGATGGCCCGAGTGCATTATCGAAATTTACTGCGGTGTGCTGAATAGGTACAATTTTAGTCTGATTCAAGTATCGCAACTAAAGTGAGTACCTACTTGTTTCGCACCTTCTGTTATAAACAATACGCCGGTCTTccagtttttctttcttgaaaCAAAAACTTACCTTGTAGAGAACTGTTCGTCTCCAGTTCGCCTTCCTTATACACAAAGACGGGTAAACTCTTCTCAATAGTAAATCGGGTTAACAACGCCCCTTCACGTCATAaatgagaaacaaaaaaaaagatggtaaGACACAAATAAAACCGACAACATGGTgagcaaataaagaaagacaaTAATTCTCAGCACCGTGACCAATTATAATACTGTTCAAGAGGTCATATTATTGAAAAATATGTGGGCTGTGATGCAGTAAAGGTAACTACAGCACTCTCCCAACAAGAGTTTCTAAAGACTACATCGCCATGAACCCGTAATTGCTCACAACAGCAGAggaacacatatatattatctcaaaaataaggaaatatCAAAATATGGCGAAAAAACATTTAAAACCCTCTAGAAAATTGTTTAGAAAAAgatagagagagaaagggagcTATCATCGTCGAGCACACAAAGCAACGACAACACTTCACAAACGATGGTGGTATATTGCCTCGGAGAGATGCAAACGGAGCTTGAAGTAGGAATTATATGCACCGCTGGAATTAGTCTCACCCACTCGTAAGCATCCTCATGACTCATCCATCCTCAACTCCTCAAGTGAGGCACAACACCACCGACCAGGACTCACAGGGCAAAAAAGCAAGTGATTGACAAGCAACTGTTACCAGTACACCACCATCAACCACCGAGGTCGGCACACATTACAGGAACAACGGTAATGTTATCCATCGCTTCGTTCATCGCTACGCTCCATGTGTTACACGGGAAAGAactctcctctcttctcATACCGGTTTCTTTATTAGCTATTCTTCGCATCCTTTTCCCATTCATTCATCCCTTGTGCTCACATATCTTCCCCAAGTATGATCATTGTGAAACAAGCGTAggggaaataacaaaacaagcaCAAGGCACAAGAGCTACCTGCTTACACAGGTAACATTAAATAGGGAGGAAGCATGGGAAAGAACAAATTTACGTACGGGTAATTGCACCACAGAACCCCGTTGCCTCCCACCATCAGCACATCAGCGACCGCATTTACCGCTTGGCTTCTCCAGCGGCCTTCCTCCGCTCAAGTTCCTTTCCCCATGTTTCATACACGCTCGGTTTTAGGATTACAACATCACGCACCTCACGGTATGATTGGTCGTAATCCAACCCGTAGCCAACCACGAACACATTGGGAACATCCGCCACAACGTATTCCGCAGTGAAAGGTATTTTACGTCCACCGGGTTTGTCGATAGCCACGAGGGTTTTAATGCTCGCGGGTTCGCTCTTTTTCAAGCTGTCCACCACTTCCCTCAACGTCAGCGCAGTATCAAGTATATCCTCCAAAACAAGGACATGTTTGCCGCGGATGTCACAAAGACCGTCAGCCTTCACGTCAACTCGACCACAACTTTTAGTATCGTGACCATATGACGAGGCCCGTAGGAATTCCACACGTGTGGGGACGCCAAAATCACCAAGAATGCGAACCATGTCAGCAGTGAAGACGAAGCTGCCCTTCAATACAGACACAATTACCAGAGGATTTTCAAGTGGCTTCAAATTGCAGTTGCTGTAGTCATCGGCAATACGCTGCGCCACACCGCGCATGCGAGTGTGTAGTTCTGCCTCTGTAAAGAGGACACTCGTTGCGAAGTCGTATTTGCAAGCTGGTTCcattcctcctgcttttctttccagAATATCTCACGCGAGCTTTATGATATCTCTTGTGAAACCTTGTTAccgcagaaggaaaagaagatgctAACATTGCACGATAATTGGGTTAGGTTCAAGGTAGTGGACTACCAGGTACTGCATGATACCTGTGGGGACGGCCGCATTCACGTCAATATTGCCAGATTAAACAAAgacagagggaaaaaaaaataagaggagGGTGGAGGGAGAGGAACGTAACCATCTGGAGGCAAACGATCTTCCAAGCAAACAGCGAGCAAGGAAGTTACTGCCATATTTTCCAGTCCCTTCTCTGAGTCTGCCTAATCACGTGGGATGTTAATACAACACGATAATTTGTAAGCTATTAAGAATATGGAATTCGTTAACATCATACGCTTTGGTGTCCTCTTGTTCTACCGCTCTCGCGGACTTCCCGTTCCCACGACGTTTCCACGTTTCGGCTATTTCGTTTAGCGGAAGTGAACAGATTTTCGTTGAAACTTCCGGCGCCGCTCACTGAACGAGTCCGTTCTCTTGCGCTACTATCCTGTTGTCGCTCTGGCTGAACCCCGTAAAGCTCCTCGCGGTGGACATAATGTCTCCGAACCCAAACCCAAAAGGCAAATGAAAGGACCGTACAAATGGTTAAAACGATGCGATGGTCTCGGCTGTACATTTCCTGTTGCTCACGCATCTTCACTAAGGCCTCCCGACTAATCTGTAGCGAACCAAGCTGCATCTTTCCGTGCACCTGCGAGAGCTGGAGTGCCTTTTCGTGATAATCGAACACCATTGTTCGGAAGCATTTGTCCACTTCATAATGAAAATTTTCATAGACCACCCGCAACTGACGAACTTGTTGCTCACGCTGCTTCAAGAGGGTTTCGAGTTCCGTGTTGGTCATTGCCCGGTAGGTTTCAATAGTGGGTCTCACAGCGGCACTCCCGCCGCTACCGCGCTTTGCGGACCCGCTCCAGCCTTCATCCTCAGCCGTTCCCGTGTGCcttgttctcatggactcaAGCCTCTCATTCTCTTCGCCGAGACCGGCCGTAAAGGAGGCGGAGGAAAACCCTGCAGGGGTCGTTGAGCTGAGCAGTGGCAAACCACATCGCCGAAACATTCCCCCGTTTTTCCTATTTCACCCTCCGATCAATTCGGTTCCACAGTCTTTCGTAGTTAGCGACACTTTTGTTAGCCGTAACAATGTGCGCACTCCTCGTCAAGCGATAGAGGAGGTTTCGACGGTTTCTACAGGAACCAAGTTTGAACACAACAGCTCGCACCTCGTGCGGTGACGGcggtaataaaaataataatgtgCGATAATCATTATGTTGAGAAAAGTAAATAAgggcatgcatatatatatatcgataCAGATACACACATTAGTGTATCTCACGTGAGGAAGAGCGCAGAAAGAAATTAGATCTTTAGGATGGCCCACAATGGGGGAGGAACGGTTTAATAAATCGCCGTTAACATCGTTACCTTGCTCGCACTCTTTTCTCGCTGTTTCCCCCGCCAAACCCACAATCTGTGAGGTCGACGGAGATTCCGTTGCTTGCTTTCCGCACTACAGTCCTTCCTTCGCTTTGTTTGTGTACCTTCCCCTCCATTCGTAATGTACCTTATAGATTGCGCAATGCTCACCCATTTCATATTGCCCCTTTCACTTACCTGTCCCATTCCTCTTATGTAACCCACCGCACCCATCTCTCCTATAAATTTAGGCGGTAAGGTTTCTTCCAATAGGTGTGAGCTCCGggttgaaagaaaaaaaagggaagacacAACACAATGACTCTTAAAGGGAAATGACGACATATATTCGTGTTCACACGTGTAGAAAACCAttgaaaggggaaacaacCGCAGTTACCCAACGAGACGAAAAAGTTCCGACTCCACATCCCATTGTAGAGAAACCTAGTGTCTCGCTACGTGACATGAAGTGGGAATACGCGAATAACACACAGATACACACAAATGTCGTGCATTCAGTTTCCAGTGGGGA
The genomic region above belongs to Trypanosoma brucei brucei TREU927 chromosome 10, whole genome shotgun sequence and contains:
- a CDS encoding hypoxanthine-guanine phosphoribosyltransferase, putative, whose translation is MHSGHPLKPNFVGRDADGNVTVDGRSYPMAESVVATESTIHRSMKEMAQTLANAYKTLKHRDTHNKGNSALAPITDENPLIIISVLKGSYIFTADMVRYLGDCGLPNVVDFIRITSYRGTTKSSGTVQVLDNLRFTELTGKHVLIMEDIADTGRTMKLLVEKIRREYRPASLKVCVLVDKPGGRVVDFKPEFVCLTAPTRYVVGYGFEVNDRYRNYRHVFVLKPEYAKRYPSKL
- a CDS encoding hypoxanthine-guanine phosphoribosyltransferase; protein product: MEPACKYDFATSVLFTEAELHTRMRGVAQRIADDYSNCNLKPLENPLVIVSVLKGSFVFTADMVRILGDFGVPTRVEFLRASSYGHDTKSCGRVDVKADGLCDIRGKHVLVLEDILDTALTLREVVDSLKKSEPASIKTLVAIDKPGGRKIPFTAEYVVADVPNVFVVGYGLDYDQSYREVRDVVILKPSVYETWGKELERRKAAGEAKR